A genomic window from Flavobacterium sp. I3-2 includes:
- a CDS encoding glycoside hydrolase family 19 protein, translating to MLYQKYKSLFNKYNVNTELRIAHFMAQIEHESNLKPISENLNYSKEGLLKVFPKYFIKDNVDQFARKPEKIANRVYANRMGNKDEQSGDGWKFRGRGFIQLTGFNNYYALSNAVNIDYLNNPDLLLTEADALIAALWFWSNNNLNHLADLDDIVLITKKINGGLNGIDDRKNKLLKWKKELFVK from the coding sequence ATGTTATACCAAAAATACAAATCGTTATTTAATAAGTACAATGTAAATACGGAATTACGAATTGCACATTTTATGGCACAGATTGAGCACGAATCTAACTTAAAACCAATAAGTGAAAATTTAAATTATTCGAAAGAAGGTTTGTTAAAAGTGTTTCCTAAGTATTTTATAAAAGACAATGTCGATCAGTTTGCAAGAAAACCTGAGAAAATTGCGAATAGAGTATACGCTAATAGGATGGGAAATAAAGATGAACAATCTGGTGACGGTTGGAAGTTTAGAGGTCGTGGTTTTATTCAATTAACTGGGTTTAATAATTATTATGCTTTAAGTAATGCTGTAAATATAGATTATCTGAATAATCCAGATTTGTTACTAACAGAAGCAGATGCTTTAATTGCAGCTCTTTGGTTTTGGTCTAATAATAATTTAAACCATTTAGCAGATCTTGATGATATTGTATTGATTACTAAAAAAATTAATGGAGGCTTAAATGGAATTGATGATAGAAAGAATAAATTATTAAAATGGAAAAAAGAACTTTTTGTAAAATAA
- a CDS encoding DUF2589 domain-containing protein: protein MQSFELFVKSLQSAIVNSSEAIRKRNESILDEYFFKETSEIILENKEYNKELFTLIQPIRSNDIFIEYVSNENLNIVGETNLKQGILYSVKPDISKEDVLLADFLLESFTFCKNNNLLKIIKEQNTKELIQSKLYNSTLFENIKKDSESKEITFNEIKIKKKNYIDLENELRILETKRNEFFDKKQNVISEMGVHHEQLKKLDLSLNELKKIEAKLLSFNKGIDKISNELVNIEAEVNQKKINLDNEKFSIDQLEIKLQGLIQSISNSEQAQNLYINNLFKLIQDGSNLVKLIKNTKIDKEAIIELIKNSKRYIKKNIESLVPKTVRVNYPATFDYATPDNEKEYKTISTPVEVPLLTLVPISNYNIEKATFNANFKFDVVDEQVMIDFSKDIIKENEVSNNYGKLEIVLSPQQTPEGLRSLIESYENFLKRQIT from the coding sequence ATGCAAAGTTTTGAATTATTTGTAAAGTCTTTACAGTCAGCTATTGTAAATTCTTCTGAAGCAATTAGAAAAAGAAATGAATCTATTTTAGATGAATATTTTTTTAAAGAAACAAGTGAAATTATTTTAGAGAATAAAGAGTATAATAAAGAATTATTTACATTGATTCAACCAATTCGTTCAAATGATATTTTTATAGAATATGTAAGTAATGAAAATTTAAATATTGTTGGCGAAACAAATCTTAAACAAGGTATCTTATATAGTGTAAAACCAGATATTTCAAAAGAGGATGTTTTATTAGCTGATTTTTTATTAGAAAGCTTTACGTTTTGTAAAAACAATAATCTATTAAAAATTATAAAAGAGCAAAACACTAAAGAACTCATCCAATCAAAATTATACAATAGTACTTTATTTGAAAACATTAAAAAAGATTCTGAATCTAAAGAAATTACTTTTAATGAAATAAAAATAAAGAAAAAAAATTACATTGATTTAGAAAATGAGTTAAGAATACTAGAGACTAAACGAAATGAGTTTTTTGACAAAAAACAAAATGTAATTTCAGAAATGGGAGTGCATCATGAACAATTAAAAAAACTTGATTTAAGCTTAAATGAACTAAAAAAAATTGAAGCTAAACTTTTGAGTTTTAATAAAGGTATTGACAAGATATCTAATGAATTGGTCAATATTGAAGCTGAGGTAAATCAGAAAAAAATTAATTTAGATAATGAAAAATTTTCAATAGATCAGTTAGAAATTAAACTCCAAGGTCTTATTCAATCCATTTCAAATTCTGAACAGGCCCAAAATTTATATATCAATAATTTATTTAAGTTAATTCAGGACGGATCAAATCTTGTTAAATTAATTAAAAATACAAAAATAGATAAAGAAGCAATTATTGAATTGATTAAAAATAGCAAACGATATATAAAAAAGAATATCGAATCCTTAGTACCTAAGACGGTTCGAGTGAATTACCCAGCTACTTTTGATTATGCGACTCCTGATAATGAGAAAGAATATAAAACTATCAGTACTCCTGTTGAAGTACCTTTATTAACTCTTGTTCCAATAAGTAATTACAATATTGAGAAGGCAACTTTTAATGCAAATTTTAAATTTGATGTAGTAGATGAGCAAGTGATGATTGATTTTTCTAAAGATATAATAAAAGAAAATGAAGTGTCTAATAACTACGGAAAGCTCGAAATTGTATTATCTCCCCAACAAACTCCTGAAGGCTTAAGATCGTTAATAGAAAGTTATGAAAATTTCTTGAAGCGTCAAATTACGTAA